One genomic region from Nitrospira sp. encodes:
- the tsaB gene encoding tRNA (adenosine(37)-N6)-threonylcarbamoyltransferase complex dimerization subunit type 1 TsaB, giving the protein MKLLAVETATTWQSVAILEDDLILAMHEQEAGGAQGSLLLPTIDRLLSQSGLQLSDLSGLACSIGPGSFTGIRVGIATCLGLREATGLPLALVPTLEAMARSLEAAAVPVCPMLVSRRGELYWAIFRWVGGQRLNRTLSEQVGTPSALAQSLTEHTMVFGPGWSSMGHDIQAALPPSVTVTAGPDRAFRPSASQVARIGMERLRRGEIAGEVIAPLYVQRAEAEIQYDRSGGVSPVARRQKRVETKIGERMGRSRRR; this is encoded by the coding sequence ATGAAACTCCTTGCGGTTGAAACGGCCACGACGTGGCAGAGTGTCGCAATTCTCGAAGACGACCTCATTCTGGCGATGCATGAGCAGGAGGCCGGTGGCGCTCAAGGGTCTCTCCTCTTGCCCACTATCGATCGACTGTTGTCTCAATCCGGATTGCAGCTCAGTGATCTCAGTGGTCTTGCCTGTTCGATTGGGCCGGGTTCGTTTACCGGTATCAGAGTGGGTATTGCAACGTGCCTAGGACTTCGGGAAGCCACCGGTCTTCCGCTTGCGCTGGTACCGACACTTGAAGCAATGGCGAGGAGTCTGGAAGCAGCAGCCGTTCCTGTCTGTCCGATGTTGGTCAGTCGTCGTGGAGAACTGTACTGGGCGATTTTTCGTTGGGTGGGGGGTCAGCGATTGAATCGCACCCTGAGCGAACAAGTGGGAACACCAAGCGCGTTGGCACAGAGCCTCACCGAACACACGATGGTATTTGGGCCCGGATGGTCGTCGATGGGGCATGATATCCAAGCGGCATTGCCGCCGTCCGTCACCGTCACGGCAGGGCCCGATCGAGCCTTCAGACCTTCCGCTAGCCAGGTCGCTCGTATCGGGATGGAGCGGCTTCGTCGAGGCGAGATCGCCGGCGAAGTGATTGCACCGCTGTATGTTCAGCGGGCCGAAGCGGAAATCCAGTACGACCGGTCGGGAGGCGTATCGCCGGTTGCGCGACGCCAGAAGCGGGTTGAAACAAAAATCGGTGAGCGAATGGGTCGATCTCGTCGCCGGTAG
- the rimI gene encoding ribosomal protein S18-alanine N-acetyltransferase gives MSSEALSAFRIVPATTEMLPDILALEEACFSSPWTRKMLEAELTNNQFAHFLVARHQQESATKAEPTIIGYHCFWIVFEELRLMNLAVRESMRKRGVGRALVTEALRRGLEQAATRAVLEVRASNEPARALYTRIGFVQISSRPHYYTNPTEDAVLMEMNPLVILRGPQRDKSFASGGEPASTNPL, from the coding sequence ATGAGCAGCGAGGCTCTGTCCGCATTCAGGATCGTCCCAGCAACTACGGAGATGTTACCGGACATCCTTGCTTTGGAAGAGGCTTGCTTCTCGTCCCCTTGGACGCGCAAAATGCTGGAAGCTGAGTTAACGAACAACCAATTCGCGCACTTTCTCGTCGCGAGGCACCAACAAGAGTCGGCAACAAAGGCAGAACCCACGATTATTGGGTATCATTGCTTCTGGATCGTCTTTGAAGAGCTGCGATTGATGAATTTGGCGGTGCGAGAGTCGATGCGGAAGAGGGGGGTTGGAAGAGCGCTCGTCACCGAAGCCCTCCGTCGGGGATTAGAACAAGCGGCGACTCGGGCGGTCCTCGAAGTAAGAGCCTCCAACGAGCCCGCGCGTGCCCTCTATACACGTATAGGTTTTGTGCAGATCAGCAGTCGCCCTCATTATTATACGAATCCCACCGAAGACGCCGTGCTGATGGAAATGAACCCGCTCGTGATATTGCGCGGCCCGCAGCGGGATAAGAGCTTTGCCTCAGGAGGTGAACCAGCTTCGACCAACCCACTTTAA
- a CDS encoding DUF465 domain-containing protein, translating into MLTENAIAEQLRHSNTEFRELEASHHRLDLELNELQKRHVLTPTEEIEKKRIQKEKLAKKDKLAELIRLYREQRLEPAR; encoded by the coding sequence ATGTTGACAGAAAATGCGATTGCCGAACAGCTTCGCCACTCCAACACCGAATTCCGGGAACTCGAAGCGTCTCACCATCGTCTGGACCTTGAACTCAACGAACTGCAGAAGCGCCATGTCCTGACCCCGACTGAGGAGATCGAGAAAAAACGGATACAAAAGGAAAAATTGGCGAAGAAAGACAAGCTTGCAGAACTGATTCGCCTCTACCGCGAGCAAAGGCTCGAGCCGGCGCGGTAG
- the tatC gene encoding twin-arginine translocase subunit TatC — MEQAIHPLASHIQAVKRRLIIIGVTVLGSLVLTFSFSAEMVAWLNRPFPNQLAFYGPTEALFASIKVSLLAALILSLPVIFYQCWKFIEPALLPKEQRWAIPLFMVAGGLFALGLVFCNLVILPLVIDLFVSFGLDRDITPQLSVGTYIDFNVKFLFIFGCAFELPLVMSLVAVIGVASADTFARYRKHAVLLCLIISAIVTPDATLFTMLLMAVPLMGLYEIGIVGARLFGRSQDLKGVDLPLDPDLPINTAGTRVR, encoded by the coding sequence ATGGAACAGGCCATCCATCCGCTTGCCTCACACATCCAAGCTGTCAAGCGACGACTGATCATCATTGGCGTGACGGTCTTGGGTTCGTTGGTGCTGACCTTTTCTTTTTCCGCCGAAATGGTCGCGTGGCTCAACCGCCCCTTTCCCAATCAACTTGCGTTTTATGGCCCCACTGAGGCGCTGTTCGCTTCGATCAAGGTGTCATTGTTGGCAGCCCTCATTCTCAGCTTGCCGGTCATTTTTTATCAGTGTTGGAAGTTCATCGAGCCCGCCCTGTTGCCGAAAGAACAGCGTTGGGCGATCCCGCTATTTATGGTGGCGGGAGGGCTGTTCGCCTTAGGGCTGGTTTTCTGCAATCTGGTGATTTTGCCGCTGGTAATCGACCTGTTCGTCAGTTTCGGACTTGATCGTGATATTACCCCGCAGTTGAGCGTCGGCACCTACATTGATTTTAACGTGAAATTCCTGTTCATTTTCGGCTGTGCCTTTGAGCTGCCCTTGGTCATGAGTCTCGTGGCTGTGATTGGAGTGGCATCGGCAGACACGTTCGCGCGGTACCGTAAACATGCCGTTTTGTTGTGTCTCATTATCTCCGCTATCGTGACTCCTGACGCAACGCTCTTTACCATGCTTTTGATGGCGGTTCCCTTGATGGGGCTGTATGAGATCGGGATTGTGGGTGCCCGGCTGTTCGGGCGAAGCCAGGATCTCAAGGGGGTCGATTTGCCGCTTGATCCGGATTTGCCGATCAACACAGCCGGAACGAGGGTACGATGA
- a CDS encoding peptidylprolyl isomerase, with amino-acid sequence MADVGGQTRATIAVTSKGQAMGEIVLKFFPDVAPDHVNNFVKLCQEGFYNGTTFHRVIPGFMIQGGDPNSKNSDRSSHGMGGPGYKVKAEFNSTPHKRGIVSMARANDPDSAGSQFFICVADANFLDWQYTVFGEVVTGMEVADKIVNLKRDGRDNPLERAEMTVTISKA; translated from the coding sequence ATGGCTGATGTAGGCGGGCAGACACGGGCAACAATAGCCGTGACGAGTAAGGGGCAAGCGATGGGAGAAATCGTGCTGAAATTTTTCCCGGACGTGGCGCCCGATCACGTCAACAACTTCGTCAAGCTTTGCCAAGAGGGATTTTACAATGGGACGACGTTTCATCGCGTCATCCCCGGTTTCATGATTCAGGGAGGAGATCCCAACAGTAAGAATTCCGATCGTTCATCCCACGGAATGGGCGGACCTGGTTATAAGGTGAAGGCGGAGTTCAACAGTACGCCGCACAAGCGAGGCATTGTTTCCATGGCTCGCGCGAACGATCCGGATAGCGCGGGGTCACAGTTCTTTATTTGCGTTGCAGACGCCAATTTCCTCGACTGGCAATATACGGTCTTCGGGGAGGTGGTCACCGGAATGGAGGTTGCCGACAAGATCGTCAATTTGAAGCGCGACGGGCGAGACAACCCCCTGGAGCGTGCGGAGATGACCGTGACGATAAGCAAAGCTTGA